A genomic stretch from Bacteroidota bacterium includes:
- a CDS encoding phosphatidate cytidylyltransferase encodes MSNIVLRAITGTLFVSLMVASTQLPWLFDIICVVFPALCVWELCRMFGYNIWVSIISVVGLFGIIAVRLGYIEQISNYLFTPFIFVFLVVGTASKQKGIKISSITIVGIVYITLSFLFYNNLVHISIDNLKYESIICFDNTYILCMLIFIWINDSFAYLIGRRIGKTPLAPRISPKKTIEGTLGGLVCTILAAIALKYIYTIPDGNWFYVWALLVSISATVGDLIESKVKRIAGVKDSGNLLPGHGGFLDRLDAMLFCSIVSFLFFKFVPLF; translated from the coding sequence ATGTCTAATATCGTATTACGGGCAATTACCGGAACTTTGTTTGTGTCCTTAATGGTGGCCTCCACCCAATTGCCTTGGTTATTTGATATAATTTGTGTGGTGTTTCCTGCTTTGTGTGTGTGGGAACTTTGCAGAATGTTTGGATATAATATTTGGGTTTCCATAATTTCGGTAGTTGGCCTTTTTGGAATAATAGCTGTTAGACTCGGTTATATTGAGCAGATTTCTAATTATCTTTTTACTCCTTTTATATTTGTATTCCTTGTCGTTGGCACTGCCTCAAAACAAAAAGGCATCAAAATATCTTCTATAACAATTGTAGGTATTGTATATATTACACTTAGTTTTTTATTCTATAATAATTTAGTCCATATTAGTATAGATAATCTTAAATACGAATCTATTATTTGTTTCGATAATACCTATATCCTTTGTATGCTCATCTTCATTTGGATCAATGATTCGTTTGCTTATTTAATAGGAAGAAGAATTGGCAAAACACCATTGGCTCCACGCATATCTCCAAAGAAAACTATTGAAGGCACATTGGGTGGCTTAGTATGCACCATACTAGCAGCCATCGCCCTTAAATACATATATACAATACCCGATGGAAACTGGTTTTATGTATGGGCTTTGTTAGTGAGTATCTCTGCTACTGTAGGCGATTTAATAGAATCGAAAGTAAAACGAATTGCAGGGGTCAAAGATTCTGGAAATTTGTTGCCCGGCCATGGTGGTTTTTTGGATAGACTTGATGCCATGCTGTTTTGTAGTATTGTATCCTTTCTGTTTTTCAAGTTTGTGCCTTTGTTCTGA
- the purH gene encoding bifunctional phosphoribosylaminoimidazolecarboxamide formyltransferase/IMP cyclohydrolase: MSDNVKINRALISVYYKDGLEPIVKKLHELGVEICSTGGTQTFVEAMGIPVTPVESLTGYPSILGGRVKTLHPGVFGGILGRRENESDVQEMEQLHIKPIDLIIVDLYPFEETVACCSTEADIIEKIDIGGVSLIRAAAKNFQHTVIISSKNDYDYLLEILNRQDGSSTTAERKELAKRAFYTTNHYDGAIFKYFNQEPLAYFSESYNNPTPLRYGENPHQQAAFFGNINDIFEQIQGKEISYNNIVDAEAAVELLAEFAEPACVIIKHTNPCGTAVRATALEAWQAALAGDPVSAFGGIIAINREVDAALAKEIDKIFFEILIAPSFSAEAMEIFASKKNRTLLKLKDFERGNWQYKSVLNGVLVQQKDNKQEQETELNYITNTKPSAAQIEDLLFANRLVKNAKSNTIILAKDKQLLGLGCGMTSRIDALKHALNKAAEFGMDLNGAVMASDAFFPFPDCVELAHQYGIAAIIQPGGSIKDQLSIDYCNKHNLPMVITGYRHFKH, from the coding sequence ATGAGCGACAACGTAAAAATCAATAGGGCATTAATTTCAGTTTATTATAAAGATGGGCTTGAACCTATCGTGAAAAAATTACACGAACTGGGCGTAGAAATTTGCAGTACGGGCGGCACGCAAACATTTGTGGAAGCTATGGGCATTCCTGTTACTCCTGTTGAATCGCTTACAGGTTATCCATCTATATTGGGTGGACGTGTAAAGACTTTGCACCCTGGTGTGTTTGGCGGAATATTGGGCAGAAGGGAGAATGAAAGTGATGTACAAGAAATGGAGCAACTCCATATAAAACCTATCGATTTAATTATCGTAGATTTATATCCATTTGAAGAGACCGTTGCCTGTTGTAGTACCGAAGCTGATATTATAGAAAAAATAGATATCGGTGGTGTGTCGTTGATAAGAGCTGCTGCCAAAAATTTCCAGCATACGGTTATAATTTCTTCCAAAAATGACTATGATTATTTACTGGAAATTTTGAACAGGCAAGATGGCAGTTCAACCACTGCAGAACGCAAAGAATTAGCCAAGCGTGCCTTCTATACCACCAATCATTATGATGGAGCTATATTCAAATATTTCAACCAAGAACCGCTTGCTTATTTTAGTGAAAGCTATAATAATCCTACGCCATTACGTTATGGTGAAAATCCTCACCAACAAGCTGCTTTTTTTGGAAACATCAATGATATATTTGAGCAAATACAGGGCAAAGAAATTAGTTATAATAATATAGTAGATGCGGAAGCCGCAGTTGAATTATTGGCCGAATTTGCAGAGCCCGCTTGCGTGATTATAAAACATACAAACCCATGCGGAACCGCAGTGAGGGCAACTGCTTTGGAAGCATGGCAAGCCGCATTGGCCGGCGACCCTGTATCGGCATTCGGAGGCATTATAGCCATTAATCGTGAAGTAGATGCCGCCCTTGCAAAGGAGATAGACAAAATATTTTTTGAGATATTAATTGCCCCTAGTTTCTCGGCAGAAGCTATGGAAATATTTGCCTCCAAAAAGAACAGAACTTTATTAAAGTTGAAAGATTTTGAACGCGGCAACTGGCAATACAAATCAGTATTAAATGGAGTGCTGGTGCAACAAAAAGATAATAAGCAAGAGCAAGAAACGGAACTTAATTATATAACAAATACAAAACCTTCTGCTGCACAAATAGAAGATTTATTATTTGCAAACCGCTTGGTGAAAAATGCAAAATCAAACACTATTATCCTTGCCAAAGATAAACAATTATTGGGTTTAGGATGCGGTATGACCTCGCGTATTGATGCACTGAAACATGCATTGAACAAAGCTGCCGAATTTGGCATGGACCTAAACGGTGCAGTAATGGCCAGCGATGCTTTTTTCCCCTTCCCCGATTGTGTGGAGTTAGCCCACCAATATGGCATTGCCGCTATTATACAACCCGGTGGTAGTATTAAAGATCAACTCTCTATCGATTATTGTAATAAACATAATTTACCTATGGTGATTACAGGGTATAGGCATTTTAAGCATTGA
- a CDS encoding TlpA disulfide reductase family protein: MFKSDSQNLYSEKSDILILDFWYIQCAPCHMAFPKLNEIFEEYKDRKVNIISINPLNNSTKDSIMTNLTISRNKLNFQIGFCANSLTKNLKLQSYPTLYILDKNKKILYSHIGYNETDYKINIKTILDKYLN, from the coding sequence ATTTTTAAATCTGACAGTCAAAATCTTTATTCAGAAAAATCCGACATACTGATACTAGATTTTTGGTACATACAGTGTGCACCTTGCCACATGGCATTTCCTAAATTAAATGAAATATTTGAAGAGTATAAGGACAGAAAAGTTAATATAATTTCTATCAATCCACTCAACAATTCTACTAAAGATTCAATTATGACCAATTTAACCATTTCAAGAAATAAGTTGAATTTTCAAATTGGTTTTTGTGCAAACTCATTGACAAAAAATTTAAAACTACAATCTTATCCAACTCTTTATATTTTAGATAAGAATAAAAAAATACTATATAGCCATATTGGTTACAATGAAACTGATTATAAGATAAATATTAAAACAATTTTGGATAAATATTTAAATTAA
- a CDS encoding SRPBCC domain-containing protein, producing MKDYKKYYIIPAAPDDVYKALTNEATLQLWTGEQAEMITEIGSEFSLWEGSITGKNLEFEEGKKLVQQWYFGEQIEPSIVTIILHPNKDGTSAELRHTNIPDEAYNDIVSGWNENYFGDLQEFYEAE from the coding sequence TTGAAAGACTATAAAAAATATTATATAATACCCGCTGCACCCGATGATGTATATAAAGCACTTACAAATGAGGCGACGTTGCAATTGTGGACAGGTGAACAAGCAGAAATGATTACTGAGATTGGTTCAGAATTCTCGTTGTGGGAAGGAAGTATTACAGGCAAAAACTTGGAGTTTGAAGAAGGGAAAAAACTAGTACAGCAGTGGTATTTTGGGGAACAAATAGAACCTTCGATAGTAACTATTATATTACACCCAAACAAGGATGGGACCTCAGCAGAACTGAGACATACCAATATTCCAGACGAAGCTTATAATGATATAGTAAGCGGCTGGAATGAGAATTATTTTGGAGATTTGCAGGAATTTTACGAGGCGGAATAA
- a CDS encoding OmpH family outer membrane protein, whose protein sequence is MLKLKNLSKALLCIALLATGKIASAQKVGFVNYDSILYLLPEIKNVRLQLDSLQQYYSDQLEGQKAELISKSMKLDSNKARMTPKELEIKEGELQQMQQRIQTYSELYRENITQTQESLLKPLNLKVRKVIEEVAKEKGFSSIVDKQVAYYFNPADDLTALVMKKLNIVIPPPMPPGGGIMAPPRR, encoded by the coding sequence ATGTTAAAATTAAAAAACTTATCCAAAGCCTTGCTATGTATAGCGTTATTGGCCACTGGGAAAATTGCCTCAGCTCAAAAAGTAGGCTTCGTAAACTATGATTCAATATTGTACCTGCTTCCTGAAATTAAGAATGTAAGGTTGCAATTAGATTCTTTGCAACAATATTATAGCGACCAATTAGAAGGACAAAAAGCCGAATTGATTTCTAAGAGCATGAAGCTCGACTCCAATAAAGCTCGCATGACGCCCAAAGAACTTGAAATTAAAGAAGGAGAATTGCAACAAATGCAACAAAGAATTCAAACGTATAGTGAATTATATAGAGAAAATATTACACAAACTCAAGAATCATTATTGAAACCTTTGAATTTAAAAGTACGCAAGGTGATAGAAGAAGTAGCCAAAGAAAAGGGTTTCTCTTCAATAGTTGACAAGCAGGTTGCTTATTATTTTAACCCTGCCGATGATTTAACTGCTTTGGTAATGAAAAAATTAAACATTGTAATTCCTCCTCCCATGCCGCCAGGCGGTGGAATAATGGCACCCCCAAGACGTTAA
- a CDS encoding OmpH family outer membrane protein has translation MKKILLALCAIALLGSKASAQKFAYVDSEYILSQMPEYRSAQKQLDDLAEQWQKDLDAKMAEIAKMYREYQDEKVLLTEEVRQRRERGIDDKEKAAKDFQKAKFSADGELFKKRMELVKPIQDKVFDAIQKVAKKGGYDFIFDKSGEVVMLYSNAKFDKSDDVLQEMGITPKEEITPKGGGQVPPPNGPKK, from the coding sequence ATGAAAAAAATACTTTTGGCTTTGTGTGCTATAGCTTTACTAGGCAGCAAGGCATCAGCACAAAAATTTGCTTATGTAGATTCGGAATATATATTAAGTCAAATGCCTGAATACCGATCTGCCCAAAAGCAATTAGATGATTTGGCGGAGCAATGGCAAAAAGATTTAGATGCAAAAATGGCAGAAATAGCGAAAATGTATCGTGAGTATCAGGATGAAAAAGTACTTCTTACCGAAGAAGTTCGTCAACGTAGAGAACGTGGTATCGATGATAAAGAGAAAGCTGCAAAAGATTTTCAGAAAGCCAAATTTTCAGCCGATGGAGAATTATTTAAAAAGAGAATGGAACTAGTAAAACCTATTCAAGATAAAGTTTTTGATGCCATACAAAAAGTAGCGAAAAAGGGGGGCTACGATTTTATTTTCGACAAATCGGGCGAGGTGGTAATGTTATACTCCAATGCCAAATTTGATAAAAGCGATGACGTATTGCAAGAAATGGGCATCACTCCTAAAGAAGAAATTACGCCCAAAGGAGGAGGCCAAGTACCTCCGCCGAATGGCCCCAAGAAATAA
- the bamA gene encoding outer membrane protein assembly factor BamA, translating into MKKTKTLTFYIFGLLFSFTMGISSVFAQADEMDTNKNVLEYSQPQLYEIANVDIVGVNFLDKNSLQILSGLNIGKTIKIPGEEISKAIEILWKQNLFEDIKIYLAKVDNGKAWLEIHFVEKPRLSAYATNLSKKDNKKLREELGGFLKTGHIVNENLINKTRNETISYFYKKGYMNTTVDIKEEKDHRKNYVTLKISVTKGKRIKINDIIFTGNQHVSNYKLRQMLKETKKVNWNVFKKSKYIESDFEKDKKAIVEKYLAMGYRDAQIVSDTTYIYSSNKINLQINIEEGHQYFFRYIYWTGNTKYSNNKLDTVLGIKRGDVYNQSLLESRMSMNPSGLDVASLYMDDGYLFYNATPVEVLVENDSIDIEVRMTEGPQAIVNNVTIKGNTKTSDHVILRELYVRPGYKFSRSDVSRSIRELAQLTYFDPEKIGVNPMPNATTGTVDIEFTVEEKSSDQIELSGGYGGFGGLVGVLGLTLNNFSAKKMLKKKEWTPLPGGDGQRLQIRAQSNGSTWRSTNFSFTEPWLGGKRPNSFTISAYRSVQSYSITAQPDAPKLKTTGFTVSLGRRLKKPDDYFTIMNSVNYQRFNNNKFSFGTGKPLPDGIFNDINTSMVISRTSVNEPIYPRSGSDFMFSVQVTVPYSKFTNKNYEALPEAERLKFLEYHKWKFNAKWYTTIFDKLVLATRANFGFIGNYSANKGTPPFNRYSLGGSGLTGFNLDGREVISARGYNDGGSLSVHPDGYPSSIYNRFTMELRFPAVLSPSLTFYGVGFVEAANGYNSFKSYNPFATYRAAGMGIRLFLPMFGLLGLDYAYNFDTNSANPINKWQTHFFLGQQF; encoded by the coding sequence ATGAAAAAAACTAAAACCCTTACTTTTTATATATTCGGGCTATTATTCTCATTTACTATGGGTATTAGTTCTGTATTTGCACAGGCTGATGAAATGGACACCAACAAAAATGTGCTCGAATATTCACAACCTCAATTATATGAAATTGCCAATGTAGACATAGTAGGTGTTAATTTTTTAGATAAAAACTCACTACAGATACTCTCTGGCCTAAATATTGGTAAAACAATTAAAATTCCAGGCGAGGAAATTAGCAAAGCAATTGAAATACTCTGGAAACAAAATTTATTTGAAGATATAAAAATTTATTTGGCTAAAGTGGATAACGGTAAAGCATGGTTAGAAATACATTTTGTGGAGAAGCCCAGGTTGTCGGCCTATGCCACCAACTTAAGTAAAAAAGACAACAAAAAATTACGGGAGGAATTGGGTGGTTTTTTAAAAACAGGTCATATAGTAAACGAGAATCTGATTAACAAAACCAGAAATGAAACTATATCATATTTTTATAAAAAAGGGTATATGAATACTACGGTTGATATTAAAGAAGAGAAAGACCACCGTAAAAATTATGTAACGCTAAAAATATCTGTAACTAAAGGTAAACGCATTAAAATAAATGATATTATATTTACAGGAAACCAACATGTTTCTAACTATAAATTGCGACAGATGCTTAAAGAAACAAAAAAGGTAAATTGGAACGTATTTAAAAAATCAAAATATATAGAAAGTGATTTTGAAAAAGACAAAAAAGCAATTGTAGAAAAGTATTTAGCTATGGGTTATAGAGATGCTCAAATTGTTAGCGACACCACCTATATATACAGCAGCAATAAAATCAATTTGCAAATAAATATAGAGGAAGGGCATCAATACTTTTTTAGGTATATATACTGGACTGGAAATACAAAATACTCAAACAACAAACTTGATACGGTGTTGGGAATAAAACGTGGTGATGTATATAATCAATCATTGCTCGAATCACGCATGAGCATGAACCCATCGGGGTTAGATGTTGCATCGTTATATATGGATGATGGCTATTTGTTCTATAATGCCACCCCTGTGGAAGTGCTGGTTGAAAATGACAGTATCGACATAGAAGTAAGAATGACCGAAGGACCCCAAGCTATTGTAAACAATGTAACTATTAAAGGCAATACCAAAACCAGTGACCATGTTATTTTACGCGAACTATATGTGAGGCCCGGTTATAAGTTTAGCCGTAGCGATGTGTCAAGATCTATCAGGGAACTAGCACAACTCACGTATTTCGATCCCGAGAAGATAGGTGTAAACCCTATGCCAAATGCTACTACGGGAACTGTTGATATTGAGTTTACAGTAGAAGAAAAATCGAGCGACCAAATAGAACTTTCTGGAGGTTATGGAGGTTTTGGAGGTTTGGTTGGTGTTTTAGGACTGACTTTAAATAATTTCTCCGCTAAGAAAATGCTGAAGAAAAAGGAATGGACACCATTGCCAGGGGGCGATGGGCAAAGGCTACAAATTAGAGCTCAATCCAATGGCAGCACTTGGAGGTCTACCAATTTCTCATTTACGGAACCTTGGTTGGGAGGCAAAAGGCCCAATTCATTTACCATTAGTGCCTATCGTTCCGTTCAAAGTTATTCCATTACAGCACAACCCGATGCACCCAAACTTAAAACAACAGGTTTTACAGTATCGCTTGGCCGAAGATTGAAAAAACCCGATGATTATTTTACAATCATGAATTCGGTAAATTATCAAAGATTTAATAATAATAAATTCTCATTTGGCACAGGTAAACCCTTGCCTGACGGTATTTTTAACGATATCAATACTTCTATGGTCATCTCTCGCACTTCGGTGAACGAACCTATATACCCGCGTTCGGGTTCCGATTTCATGTTCTCAGTGCAAGTAACTGTTCCCTACTCAAAGTTCACCAATAAAAATTATGAGGCTCTTCCAGAAGCGGAACGCCTCAAGTTTTTGGAATATCACAAATGGAAATTCAATGCAAAGTGGTATACCACCATTTTTGATAAATTGGTATTGGCTACGCGGGCTAATTTTGGATTCATCGGTAATTATTCAGCAAATAAAGGCACACCACCATTCAATAGATACTCACTAGGGGGCAGTGGTTTAACAGGTTTTAACCTCGATGGCAGGGAAGTAATATCAGCCCGTGGATATAATGATGGAGGTTCACTGAGTGTGCACCCCGATGGATATCCTTCTTCAATATATAATAGATTTACCATGGAGCTTCGCTTCCCTGCAGTATTATCGCCCTCGCTCACATTTTACGGTGTCGGATTTGTGGAAGCAGCAAATGGATATAATAGTTTTAAATCATATAACCCGTTTGCAACATACCGTGCAGCAGGTATGGGCATCAGGTTGTTTTTACCCATGTTCGGTTTGTTGGGATTAGATTATGCCTATAATTTTGATACGAATTCGGCCAACCCAATAAACAAGTGGCAAACCCACTTTTTCTTAGGTCAGCAATTTTAA
- a CDS encoding isoprenyl transferase translates to MSLKSQIDLTKIPTHIAIIMDGNGRWAKGKGKFRIFGHQNGVNSVREVCESSAELGVKCLTLYAFSTENWSRPAIEVNALMELLVKTIKHEMPTLQKNKIKLHTMGQLERLPIKCSNALMEACEATKDNDHMDLVLALSYSSKWDIVNAVRKICERVTLGEIKPFEVDEMAINNHLSTAQWPHPELLIRTSGEHRVSNFLLWEIAYSEFYFTETLWPDFTREHLYEALLDYQSRERRFGKTSEQLVANEHEKN, encoded by the coding sequence ATGTCCTTAAAATCGCAGATAGATTTAACAAAAATACCTACACATATCGCCATCATAATGGATGGTAATGGACGATGGGCTAAAGGCAAGGGCAAATTTAGAATATTCGGACATCAAAATGGGGTGAACTCTGTGCGAGAAGTATGTGAATCTTCTGCAGAACTAGGAGTTAAGTGCCTTACACTGTATGCGTTTTCAACCGAAAACTGGAGCAGGCCTGCTATTGAAGTAAATGCTTTGATGGAGCTATTGGTGAAAACCATAAAGCACGAAATGCCCACTTTGCAAAAAAATAAAATTAAGCTGCACACCATGGGGCAATTAGAACGTTTGCCTATTAAATGTAGCAATGCATTGATGGAAGCATGCGAAGCCACAAAGGACAATGACCACATGGATTTGGTATTGGCCCTTAGCTATAGTTCTAAATGGGATATTGTAAATGCAGTTAGGAAAATTTGCGAACGTGTAACCCTAGGTGAAATCAAACCGTTTGAAGTGGACGAGATGGCAATAAACAATCATTTGAGCACTGCACAATGGCCTCACCCCGAGCTTTTGATTCGTACGAGCGGAGAACATAGGGTAAGCAATTTTTTATTGTGGGAGATTGCTTATAGCGAGTTTTATTTTACCGAAACATTATGGCCCGATTTCACTCGTGAACATTTATACGAAGCATTACTAGATTATCAAAGCCGCGAAAGAAGATTTGGAAAAACAAGCGAACAATTAGTAGCCAATGAGCATGAAAAAAACTAA
- a CDS encoding DUF6089 family protein, with translation MKRIIIYIALFTPLFTLAQIKSDRHEWGVQGGMMNYMGDLSPGLKISQFHPQCGIFYRYNQSSYFAHRLGINYGNISGADSIWSFNRTRNLQFFSQIIEISGMTEFHFQKFGFDKFSHRFSPFFCLGFNMFYHEPKANYRASAYSLRPYGTEGQLLRHNSNYQRINWALPIGGGFKYFLNKNLVLGLECFWRKTGTDYLDDVSKFYPKQTDLIKFNDQQTMAERMMTVNLYDRSGEINNDVNLSFEGKQRGNPNNKDWYYTIGVSLSYRVVKYSCKKGGF, from the coding sequence TTGAAAAGAATAATAATATATATAGCCCTTTTTACCCCACTGTTCACTTTGGCACAGATTAAATCTGACAGACACGAATGGGGAGTTCAAGGTGGGATGATGAATTATATGGGTGATTTATCTCCAGGGCTTAAAATCAGCCAGTTTCATCCCCAATGTGGAATATTTTATCGTTATAACCAAAGCAGTTATTTTGCCCATCGGTTAGGAATTAATTATGGTAATATATCAGGAGCCGATTCTATTTGGAGTTTTAACCGCACACGTAATTTGCAATTCTTTTCTCAAATAATAGAAATAAGTGGTATGACTGAGTTCCATTTTCAAAAATTTGGCTTCGATAAATTCTCACACAGGTTTAGCCCATTCTTTTGTTTAGGATTTAATATGTTTTATCATGAACCCAAAGCCAATTATAGAGCCTCTGCATACTCGTTGAGACCTTATGGTACAGAGGGTCAACTGCTGAGGCATAATAGCAACTACCAAAGGATTAATTGGGCTTTGCCAATTGGTGGAGGATTTAAATATTTTTTAAACAAAAACTTGGTTCTTGGCCTTGAATGTTTTTGGCGTAAAACAGGTACTGATTATTTAGATGACGTAAGCAAGTTTTATCCAAAGCAGACAGATTTGATAAAATTCAATGATCAACAAACCATGGCCGAGCGTATGATGACCGTAAATTTATATGACCGATCAGGTGAGATTAACAACGATGTAAACTTAAGTTTTGAAGGAAAACAACGGGGAAACCCCAATAATAAAGATTGGTATTACACTATAGGAGTCTCATTATCATATAGGGTAGTAAAATATTCCTGCAAGAAAGGCGGTTTTTAA
- a CDS encoding DUF6089 family protein, with amino-acid sequence MTTHKYYFSSILITLMFCTKVHISKSQSLEFGIMGGSTHYMGDLSDMKINFNLTQPAGGMFVRFNPDRYLAIKGSFTYGTIGGADSLSSNPAHKARNFSFKTNILDFAFLLEWNISGFCFADGERYYGFSPYLFTGINVFKFNPQTYYNGKWYELQPLGTEGQGSTQYQDRRSYELSQLGLPLGAGLKLRFNDNWNASMEIGFRTTFTDYLDDVSSNAYVEPEFLKQNQGSDNPAAQLSDRSGEVTPWSAQYKKITDDPDTVDKVSRGNKNTPADFFLFATVSLCYRFPLPGIKCTSF; translated from the coding sequence GTATACTAATCACACTCATGTTTTGTACGAAAGTACACATTTCTAAGTCTCAAAGTTTGGAATTTGGTATAATGGGAGGTTCAACACATTATATGGGAGATTTAAGCGATATGAAAATCAATTTTAATCTCACACAGCCCGCAGGTGGTATGTTTGTTCGTTTTAATCCTGATAGATATTTAGCTATCAAGGGTAGCTTTACCTATGGTACTATCGGTGGGGCTGATTCATTGAGTTCGAACCCTGCCCACAAAGCTCGTAATTTTAGTTTTAAAACGAATATTTTAGATTTTGCCTTTTTGCTTGAATGGAATATATCGGGATTTTGCTTTGCTGATGGCGAGCGATATTATGGATTCTCACCTTACCTCTTTACAGGTATTAATGTTTTTAAATTCAATCCGCAAACATACTATAATGGGAAATGGTACGAACTACAACCCTTAGGCACCGAAGGGCAAGGTTCTACCCAGTATCAAGATAGACGCTCTTATGAACTATCACAATTGGGTTTGCCATTAGGAGCAGGGTTGAAACTTAGATTTAATGATAATTGGAATGCAAGCATGGAAATAGGGTTTAGAACTACATTTACTGACTACTTAGATGATGTGAGCAGTAATGCTTATGTAGAACCAGAATTTTTGAAACAAAACCAAGGAAGCGATAATCCAGCAGCCCAACTTTCAGATAGATCAGGAGAAGTTACACCATGGTCGGCCCAGTATAAAAAAATTACTGACGACCCCGATACAGTTGACAAGGTTTCTAGAGGAAATAAAAACACCCCTGCCGATTTTTTCTTATTTGCCACCGTCAGTCTTTGTTATCGTTTTCCATTGCCAGGCATTAAATGTACTAGTTTTTAA